A genomic segment from Peribacillus sp. ACCC06369 encodes:
- a CDS encoding ROK family glucokinase — protein sequence MMEKWLMGVDLGGTTTKLALINSYGEIIHKWEISTDISEKGKFITINIAKAIDAKLVELNEPKSKIVGIGMGAPGPVKFVNGSIYEAVNLGWKDYPLKDLLEVETSLPAVIDNDANMAALGEMWKGAGNGAKDLVCITLGTGVGGGIIHNGQIVHGTSGAAGEVGHITVVTDGGAPCNCGKTGCLETVASATGIVRMALEALNTADEKSMLQQKVDEGNVVTSKLLFQCAAAGDPLSKAVVDKVGNYLGLALSHVGNVMNPDKIVIGGGVSQAGDILLDPVRSAFGKYAFKRVSKSTKISLATLGNDAGVIGAAWLIKSQLNG from the coding sequence ATGATGGAAAAGTGGCTGATGGGTGTAGATTTAGGCGGTACAACTACCAAACTGGCTCTGATCAATTCATACGGAGAGATTATTCATAAATGGGAAATCAGCACGGATATCTCCGAAAAGGGCAAATTCATTACGATTAACATAGCCAAAGCGATTGATGCGAAGCTCGTGGAACTTAATGAACCGAAGAGTAAGATAGTAGGGATAGGAATGGGTGCCCCCGGCCCTGTGAAATTTGTTAACGGTTCCATATATGAAGCTGTCAATCTAGGTTGGAAAGACTATCCATTAAAAGATTTATTGGAGGTGGAGACATCTCTCCCTGCGGTGATCGATAATGATGCCAATATGGCAGCTTTGGGAGAAATGTGGAAAGGTGCCGGTAATGGTGCCAAAGACCTCGTTTGTATAACTCTGGGAACGGGTGTAGGCGGAGGGATCATCCATAATGGGCAAATCGTCCATGGTACTAGTGGAGCTGCTGGTGAAGTGGGGCATATAACGGTCGTAACGGACGGCGGGGCACCATGCAATTGCGGCAAGACAGGTTGTTTGGAAACGGTTGCTTCAGCTACGGGAATCGTTCGTATGGCTTTAGAGGCCTTGAATACTGCCGATGAAAAGTCAATGCTTCAGCAGAAAGTCGACGAGGGAAATGTGGTTACTTCCAAATTGTTATTCCAATGCGCTGCAGCAGGCGATCCTTTGTCCAAAGCAGTGGTGGATAAGGTAGGCAATTACTTGGGGCTAGCACTATCACATGTTGGGAATGTCATGAATCCGGATAAAATCGTCATTGGTGGGGGCGTTTCACAAGCGGGAGACATTTTGCTCGATCCTGTCCGATCTGCCTTTGGAAAGTATGCCTTTAAACGGGTTAGTAAATCAACGAAAATCAGCCTGGCAACACTAGGCAATGATGCAGGGGTAATTGGTGCAGCCTGGCTCATTAAAAGCCAATTGAATGGTTGA
- a CDS encoding YqgQ family protein, giving the protein MKTYYDLQQYLKRFGTFIYIGDRLAELELMEAEIREIHRMQMMDTKDYQMAILLIRQQLSLEREKQKKN; this is encoded by the coding sequence ATGAAAACATATTATGATCTTCAACAATACCTGAAAAGATTCGGCACATTTATTTACATTGGTGATCGATTAGCCGAGCTTGAACTGATGGAAGCTGAAATCAGGGAAATCCACCGTATGCAGATGATGGATACGAAAGATTATCAAATGGCGATCCTTTTAATTAGGCAGCAATTGTCTCTTGAAAGGGAAAAACAGAAAAAAAATTGA
- a CDS encoding rhomboid family intramembrane serine protease — MGKALGFKEDYLFWETIRELSAHYDYRMITVTENHQEIWLESDKNKEFPVIRLIRHDLDWANWLKRDIDRTLQNGERIRRKLYKKPIDILSIYVSKFAPVDDHDFSLQVASFKKTNVNTFILTCESFNDSLQNLEHVLKKPLSIQVLEEDEIDEEKILAVKKDAISESVKKAKAEQKVFQNANKPFFTYIFMAIQIAVFILMEFNGGSTNSKTLIEFGAKFSPYIIQGEWWRFFTPMIVHIGFIHLLMNTFSLYLIGAEVERIYGNARFLFIYIFAGFAGTLGSFIMTPNLSAGASGAIFGCFGALLYFGIVYPKLFMRSMGSSVIVLIIINLIYGFTVSGIDNAGHIGGLIGGFLAAGVVHLPISKNIFRQLAFLIGTAILTYGLLQFGFNHQDSAAMDDNTMAMLAQKYIDDEEKDKAEEMLFKYVDANPDAPLSLFMLGNLSFEKKDIYKARDYYEKAVESNPDLHEAHYNLALVYMNLESFDQAKEQAEKAIELAPDNKSYTKLLPEIEKRL; from the coding sequence GTGGGGAAGGCATTGGGATTTAAAGAGGATTATTTGTTTTGGGAAACCATTAGGGAGTTGTCGGCCCATTATGATTATCGAATGATCACTGTCACGGAAAACCATCAGGAGATTTGGCTTGAGAGCGATAAGAATAAGGAGTTTCCAGTCATCAGACTCATTCGACATGATTTGGATTGGGCTAATTGGCTCAAGCGCGATATCGACCGAACATTGCAGAATGGGGAAAGGATCAGAAGGAAATTATACAAAAAGCCCATAGACATATTAAGTATCTATGTTAGTAAATTTGCCCCGGTCGATGATCATGACTTTAGTTTACAGGTGGCTTCCTTTAAAAAAACGAATGTTAACACGTTTATTCTAACTTGTGAATCATTTAATGATTCGTTACAAAACCTTGAGCATGTATTGAAAAAACCACTTTCAATTCAAGTTCTTGAAGAAGATGAAATAGATGAGGAAAAGATTCTCGCAGTAAAGAAAGACGCAATCTCGGAGTCGGTCAAAAAGGCTAAGGCTGAGCAGAAGGTATTTCAAAATGCCAATAAGCCATTCTTTACATATATATTCATGGCGATACAAATAGCTGTGTTCATCTTGATGGAGTTCAATGGAGGCAGCACCAATTCCAAGACCTTGATTGAGTTTGGCGCTAAATTTTCTCCTTATATCATACAAGGGGAATGGTGGCGGTTCTTTACACCAATGATTGTCCATATTGGGTTTATTCATTTACTGATGAATACATTTTCATTGTATTTGATCGGTGCTGAAGTGGAAAGGATATACGGTAATGCCAGGTTCCTTTTCATCTATATATTCGCTGGTTTCGCTGGAACTCTAGGCAGCTTCATCATGACCCCGAATCTTTCGGCAGGGGCGAGCGGGGCCATTTTTGGCTGTTTTGGGGCACTTCTGTACTTTGGCATCGTCTATCCGAAATTATTCATGCGCTCGATGGGTTCATCGGTGATCGTGTTGATCATCATTAACTTAATATATGGTTTCACCGTTTCGGGAATTGACAATGCAGGGCATATCGGAGGTTTGATCGGAGGGTTCTTGGCTGCTGGAGTGGTCCATCTGCCAATATCCAAGAATATCTTTCGGCAGCTGGCTTTTCTGATAGGGACGGCAATACTGACCTATGGCTTGCTTCAATTTGGTTTCAACCATCAGGACAGTGCAGCTATGGATGATAATACCATGGCCATGCTTGCCCAAAAGTATATTGATGATGAAGAAAAAGATAAAGCGGAAGAGATGTTATTCAAATATGTGGATGCAAACCCTGATGCACCACTATCGCTTTTTATGCTAGGGAATTTATCTTTTGAGAAAAAGGATATATATAAAGCGAGGGATTATTATGAAAAGGCGGTTGAAAGCAATCCGGATTTGCATGAAGCCCATTACAATCTTGCCTTAGTCTACATGAATCTCGAATCATTCGATCAAGCTAAGGAGCAAGCTGAAAAGGCTATTGAGCTTGCCCCGGATAATAAGTCATATACTAAACTGCTGCCAGAAATTGAAAAGCGGCTATAA
- a CDS encoding 5-formyltetrahydrofolate cyclo-ligase: MRENKNKLRQEVRSRLMELTKEEHKELSNSIAENLFSLEEWKKAKTIGITISIPPEVPTVRIIEQAWSEGKEVAVPKCDPEKKTMEFKKISSFNQLESVYYGLLEPVEETAKARKEELDVMIVPGLAFTKEGYRLGFGGGYYDRFLSHYRGATLALTYELQLMDDLPIEVHDIAVSKLITPSRVLRTYAH, from the coding sequence ATGAGAGAAAACAAAAATAAGCTCCGCCAAGAAGTTAGGTCCCGTTTAATGGAGCTGACCAAAGAGGAACATAAAGAACTTTCGAACAGCATCGCTGAAAACTTATTTTCACTGGAGGAATGGAAAAAAGCTAAAACCATTGGGATCACCATCTCCATTCCGCCTGAAGTTCCAACAGTACGGATCATCGAACAAGCATGGAGTGAAGGAAAAGAAGTGGCAGTACCGAAATGTGATCCTGAAAAAAAGACAATGGAATTCAAAAAGATTTCGTCCTTCAATCAGCTGGAGTCTGTTTATTATGGATTGCTTGAACCAGTGGAAGAAACTGCCAAGGCCCGCAAAGAGGAATTGGATGTAATGATCGTCCCCGGTCTTGCTTTTACCAAAGAAGGGTATCGCCTGGGCTTTGGGGGCGGCTATTATGACCGTTTCCTCTCTCATTACCGAGGAGCTACATTGGCCCTTACATACGAGCTTCAATTAATGGATGATCTCCCGATAGAGGTTCATGATATAGCTGTCAGCAAACTCATCACCCCATCCAGGGTTTTACGCACGTACGCCCACTAG
- the rpmG gene encoding 50S ribosomal protein L33, with translation MRVNITLACTECGDRNYISKKNKRNNPDRLELKKYCSREKRSTTHRETK, from the coding sequence ATGCGCGTGAATATTACATTAGCTTGCACTGAATGTGGAGACCGTAACTATATTTCTAAAAAAAATAAACGTAACAATCCAGACCGTCTTGAGCTTAAAAAATACTGCTCAAGAGAAAAACGCAGCACGACTCACCGTGAAACAAAGTAA